One Citrobacter amalonaticus genomic window carries:
- the ghxP gene encoding guanine/hypoxanthine transporter GhxP, with product MSTPSARTGGSLDAWFKISQRGSTVRQEVVAGLTTFLAMVYSVIVVPGMLGKAGFPPAAVFVATCLVAGLGSIVMGLWANLPLAIGCAISLTAFTAFSLVLGQQISVPVALGAVFLMGVLFTIISATGIRSWILRNLPQGIAHGTGIGIGLFLLLIAANGVGLVIKNPLDGLPVALGHFATFPVIMSLVGLAVIIGLEKLKVPGGILLTIIGISVVGLIFDPAVKFSGIFAMPSLSDETGKSLIGSLDIMGALNPVVLPSVLALVMTAVFDATGTIRAVAGQANLLDKDGQIIDGGKALTTDSLSSVFSGLVGAAPAAVYIESAAGTAAGGKTGLTAITVGVLFLLILFLSPLSYLVPVYATAPALMYVGLLMLSNVAKIDFADFVDAMAGLVTAVFIVLTCNIVTGIMIGFATLVIGRVVSGEWRKLNIGTVVIAVALVAFYAGGWAI from the coding sequence ATGTCTACGCCTTCAGCGCGTACCGGCGGTTCGCTCGACGCCTGGTTTAAAATTTCACAACGTGGAAGCACTGTCCGTCAGGAAGTGGTGGCAGGTTTAACAACGTTTCTGGCGATGGTGTACTCCGTTATCGTCGTGCCTGGTATGCTGGGCAAAGCCGGATTCCCGCCAGCGGCGGTGTTCGTCGCGACCTGTCTGGTGGCCGGTCTGGGATCTATCGTCATGGGGCTGTGGGCCAACCTGCCGCTGGCGATTGGTTGCGCCATCTCTCTGACCGCCTTCACTGCGTTCAGTCTGGTACTGGGCCAGCAGATTAGCGTTCCGGTCGCACTGGGTGCGGTATTCCTGATGGGTGTGCTGTTTACCATTATCTCCGCCACCGGGATCCGTAGCTGGATCCTGCGCAATTTACCGCAGGGCATCGCGCACGGTACCGGCATCGGTATCGGCCTGTTTTTACTGCTGATCGCGGCGAATGGTGTGGGTCTGGTTATCAAGAACCCGCTGGACGGTCTGCCGGTGGCGCTTGGTCACTTCGCTACCTTCCCGGTGATTATGTCGCTGGTTGGTCTGGCGGTAATTATCGGTCTGGAGAAACTGAAAGTGCCGGGTGGCATTCTGCTGACTATTATCGGCATTTCTGTCGTGGGTCTGATTTTCGATCCGGCGGTGAAATTCTCCGGCATTTTCGCCATGCCATCGCTGAGTGATGAAACTGGTAAATCGCTGATTGGTAGCCTGGATATCATGGGCGCGCTGAACCCGGTTGTTCTGCCAAGCGTTCTGGCGCTGGTAATGACCGCTGTGTTTGATGCCACCGGCACCATCCGTGCTGTGGCGGGTCAGGCGAATCTGCTGGATAAAGACGGGCAGATTATTGACGGCGGTAAAGCGCTGACCACAGACTCCCTGAGCAGCGTGTTCTCAGGTCTGGTGGGTGCAGCGCCAGCAGCGGTCTACATCGAATCGGCAGCCGGTACGGCAGCAGGCGGTAAAACCGGCCTGACCGCCATCACCGTCGGCGTGCTGTTCCTGCTGATCCTGTTCCTTTCCCCACTCTCTTACCTCGTTCCGGTGTATGCAACGGCGCCTGCGCTAATGTACGTCGGTCTGCTGATGCTGAGCAACGTGGCGAAAATTGATTTCGCTGACTTTGTCGATGCGATGGCGGGTCTGGTGACGGCGGTATTCATTGTACTGACCTGTAACATCGTGACCGGCATCATGATTGGTTTTGCCACGCTGGTGATTGGCCGCGTGGTCTCTGGTGAATGGCGTAAGCTGAACATCGGTACCGTGGTGATTGCCGTGGCGCTGGTGGCGTTCTATGCCGGCGGTTGGGCCATCTGA
- a CDS encoding glutathione S-transferase family protein, with the protein MLTVHHLNQSRSQRVLWALEELSLPYQIVRYQREKSMLAPPALKKIHPLGKSPVVEDNGVIIAESGAILDYLQDTYDSEGKFKPADAESTRQYRFWLHYAEGSLMPLLLMKLVFVSLGKPPMPFGLRTLGGALGQGVQKAYLNPQLETHARFIDAHLAERPWFAGDHLSMADIQMSFPLFALLARGGIADRPHISAWKKRVEMRPAWQRAIQQGGPFDIPGG; encoded by the coding sequence ATGTTGACGGTGCATCATTTAAACCAGTCCCGCTCACAGCGCGTTCTCTGGGCGCTGGAGGAGCTATCGCTGCCTTACCAGATTGTGCGTTACCAGCGTGAAAAGAGCATGCTCGCCCCGCCGGCACTGAAGAAAATCCATCCGCTGGGTAAATCCCCGGTCGTGGAAGATAACGGTGTGATCATCGCGGAATCGGGGGCGATTCTCGACTATTTGCAGGATACCTATGACAGCGAAGGAAAGTTCAAACCGGCTGATGCGGAATCCACGCGCCAGTATCGCTTCTGGCTGCATTACGCCGAGGGTTCGCTGATGCCGTTGCTGTTAATGAAGCTGGTTTTCGTCAGTCTGGGAAAACCGCCGATGCCTTTTGGTTTGCGCACGCTGGGCGGCGCGCTGGGGCAGGGCGTACAAAAAGCGTATCTCAATCCGCAACTGGAAACCCACGCGCGCTTTATCGACGCGCACCTCGCTGAGCGCCCGTGGTTTGCCGGCGACCATCTCAGCATGGCGGATATCCAGATGAGTTTTCCTCTGTTTGCGCTACTGGCGCGCGGCGGTATTGCCGATCGTCCTCATATCAGCGCGTGGAAAAAACGCGTGGAAATGCGTCCTGCCTGGCAACGTGCCATCCAGCAGGGAGGCCCTTTTGACATTCCCGGTGGTTGA
- the soxR gene encoding redox-sensitive transcriptional activator SoxR, giving the protein MEKKLPRIKAMLTPGEVAKRSGVAVSALHFYESKGLISSIRNSGNQRRYRRDVLRYVAIIKIAQRIGIPLATISEALGVLPEGHTLSAKEWKQLSSQWREELDRRIHTLVALRDELDGCIGCGCLSRKDCPLRNPGDRLGEEGTGARLLEDEQN; this is encoded by the coding sequence ATGGAAAAGAAATTACCCCGTATAAAAGCGATGCTCACGCCGGGCGAAGTGGCAAAGCGCAGTGGCGTGGCGGTTTCCGCGCTGCATTTCTATGAAAGCAAGGGGCTTATCAGCAGTATCCGTAACAGCGGCAATCAGCGCAGATACCGGCGTGATGTGCTGCGTTATGTCGCGATCATCAAAATTGCTCAGCGGATCGGCATCCCGCTGGCGACCATCAGCGAAGCGCTGGGTGTGCTGCCGGAAGGGCATACCCTTAGCGCTAAAGAGTGGAAGCAACTCTCCTCGCAATGGCGTGAAGAGCTGGACCGCCGCATTCATACTCTGGTGGCGCTGCGTGATGAGCTGGACGGTTGCATTGGCTGTGGCTGCTTATCGCGCAAAGACTGTCCGTTGCGTAACCCCGGAGACCGGCTGGGCGAAGAGGGCACGGGGGCACGTTTGCTGGAGGATGAGCAAAACTAA
- the soxS gene encoding superoxide response transcriptional regulator SoxS, whose protein sequence is MSHQQIIQTLIEWIDEHIDQPLNIDVVAKKSGYSKWYLQRMFRTVMRQTLGDYIRQRRLLLAAVELRNTERPIFDIAMDLGYVSQQTFSRVFRREFDRTPSDYRHRL, encoded by the coding sequence ATGTCCCATCAGCAAATTATTCAGACCCTTATTGAATGGATTGATGAACATATCGACCAACCGCTGAACATTGATGTGGTCGCAAAAAAATCAGGTTATTCAAAGTGGTATTTACAGAGGATGTTCCGCACGGTGATGCGCCAGACGTTGGGCGACTATATCCGTCAGCGCCGACTGCTGTTGGCCGCCGTTGAACTACGCAACACCGAACGACCGATATTCGATATTGCGATGGATTTAGGCTATGTGTCGCAACAGACATTTTCCCGCGTGTTTCGCCGGGAATTTGATCGTACCCCCAGCGACTACCGCCACCGCCTGTAG
- a CDS encoding EAL domain-containing protein, whose amino-acid sequence MNHRVRRNVLKFLGIIMVVLLPVMLALWFAHLQATSQTSKQLSIFAHLALDKTELVVLQADLARDAAEQYQGQACTPAHQQRMLNIIRGRLYINELIYAQGDRFLCSTVMAPSAPYIMPTADYKRKPNISIYYFRDTPFFTGYKMTYMQRGNYVAVINPLSYSEVMSEDPELAWGVYDTVTNTFFSLSEQAWAAQLLPLVQRNQSVFQQDDHFYTVVHSAKRPIAVIVSTSMQRFYQNLYQQLLITLPLAIISSILLLMFWSRARRQYYSPRRMLQRALKQRQLCLHYQPIIDIKNEKCVGAEALLRWPGCKEQVMSPAEFIPLAEKEGMIAQITDYVVEEVFRDMGTFLAANPQLYISINLSASDFHSSRLIAMIADKAREHGVLAQQIKVEVTERGFIDVPKTTPVIQAFRQAGYEVAIDDFGTGYSNLHNLYSLNVDILKIDKSFIDTLTTNSTSHLIAEHIIEMAQSLRLKTIAEGVETADQVSWLLKRGVQYCQGWHFAKALPPQDFIHWLQQPPALLMQRGQ is encoded by the coding sequence ATGAATCATCGGGTGCGACGCAATGTGCTGAAGTTCCTCGGGATAATCATGGTGGTTTTGCTCCCCGTGATGCTGGCGCTATGGTTTGCCCACCTGCAAGCGACTTCCCAAACCAGTAAGCAACTGAGCATCTTTGCTCATCTGGCTTTAGATAAAACTGAACTGGTCGTTTTACAGGCAGACTTAGCCCGTGATGCCGCTGAACAGTATCAGGGACAAGCGTGTACGCCAGCGCATCAACAACGAATGTTGAATATTATCCGTGGGCGCCTGTATATCAACGAGTTAATTTATGCGCAAGGCGATCGTTTTTTATGCTCTACGGTAATGGCACCGTCAGCTCCCTATATTATGCCGACGGCAGACTATAAACGAAAACCCAATATCTCCATTTATTACTTTCGCGATACGCCTTTTTTCACCGGTTATAAAATGACGTATATGCAACGCGGAAACTATGTTGCCGTGATCAATCCATTGTCATATAGCGAAGTGATGTCTGAAGACCCCGAGCTGGCCTGGGGGGTCTATGACACGGTAACCAACACCTTTTTCTCCCTCAGCGAACAGGCCTGGGCGGCTCAACTGTTGCCACTGGTCCAGCGTAATCAATCTGTCTTCCAGCAGGACGACCATTTTTATACCGTCGTCCACTCGGCTAAACGCCCCATTGCTGTGATTGTGTCGACCTCGATGCAGCGGTTTTATCAGAATCTGTATCAGCAGTTGTTGATTACGCTTCCGCTGGCAATCATCAGCAGCATTTTGCTGTTAATGTTCTGGTCGCGGGCGCGTCGGCAATACTACTCGCCACGGCGCATGCTCCAGCGCGCGCTTAAACAGCGCCAGCTCTGCCTGCACTATCAGCCGATCATTGATATTAAAAATGAGAAATGCGTGGGGGCGGAAGCGCTGCTGCGCTGGCCGGGATGTAAAGAGCAGGTGATGAGTCCGGCGGAGTTTATCCCGCTGGCGGAAAAAGAAGGGATGATCGCGCAGATTACCGACTACGTGGTGGAAGAAGTGTTCCGTGATATGGGGACGTTTCTGGCTGCAAACCCGCAGTTGTATATCTCTATCAACCTTTCCGCGTCGGATTTCCACTCTTCACGACTGATTGCCATGATTGCGGATAAAGCGCGCGAACATGGCGTGCTTGCGCAACAAATTAAAGTCGAAGTGACCGAACGGGGATTTATCGATGTGCCGAAAACTACGCCGGTGATCCAGGCATTTCGTCAGGCAGGCTATGAAGTGGCGATTGATGATTTCGGCACCGGCTACTCTAACCTGCACAACCTCTATTCACTGAACGTTGATATTCTTAAGATCGACAAGTCCTTTATCGATACGCTGACCACCAACAGCACCAGCCATCTGATTGCGGAACATATCATTGAGATGGCGCAAAGCCTGCGTCTGAAAACCATCGCGGAAGGCGTGGAGACGGCGGATCAGGTGAGCTGGCTGCTTAAACGCGGGGTGCAGTACTGCCAGGGGTGGCACTTCGCGAAGGCGCTGCCGCCGCAGGACTTCATTCACTGGTTACAACAACCGCCCGCACTCCTGATGCAGCGCGGACAGTAA
- a CDS encoding YjcB family protein — MATLTTGVVLLRWQLLSAVLMFLASTLNIRFRRSDYIGLAVISSGLGVVAACWFATGLLGITLMDLSAIWNNIESVMVEVMSQTPPEWPMVLT, encoded by the coding sequence ATGGCTACCCTGACCACTGGCGTGGTTCTTCTCCGCTGGCAACTGCTGAGCGCTGTGCTCATGTTTTTAGCCAGCACATTGAATATTCGTTTTCGTCGCTCAGATTACATTGGTCTGGCTGTGATCAGCAGTGGACTCGGGGTTGTCGCCGCCTGCTGGTTTGCGACGGGATTACTCGGCATCACCCTGATGGATCTCTCCGCCATCTGGAACAACATTGAATCCGTGATGGTCGAAGTGATGAGCCAGACGCCGCCGGAATGGCCGATGGTATTGACCTGA
- a CDS encoding cation-transporting P-type ATPase, which produces MPNSNRLHSAPCAGKKPYQLTVEEVLKNQQSQPSGLTHNEASARLARDGLNALPEKAGKPAWLRFLAHFHDVLIYVLIAAAALTAVMGHWVDTAVILGVAVINALIGHIQENNAEKSLKSIRNMLSASAVVVRNGQHETVATTDLVVGDIVVLRAGDRIPADLRVMEAHNLRVEEAILTGESTVVDKTTEALTGELPLGDRKNLLFSGTTISAGAGLGVVIATGEATELGHINQMMTEIEKHRTPLLVQMDKLGKAIFSLILAMMVGLFIFSLLLRDMPMGELLLSLISLAVAAVPEGLPAIISIILSLGVQTMARKRAIIRKLPTVETLGAMSVICSDKTGTLTMNEMTVKAIITADKNYRVQGNSYEPTGEIHVEENDALAEIAPGSLLESYLRTIDLCNDSQLIRDEQGHWGITGGPTEGALKVLAAKAMLPAVESELRSKIPFDSQYKYMATHYRIGNDERVLVTGAPDVLFKLCRLQQTANGTEAFTQPHWEAEIARYAKEGLRMVAAAWKPAHADANALTHDCLNEGLIFLGIAGMMDPPRPEAIAAIGACQQAGIRVKMITGDHPQTAMSIGGMLGIHNSTHAVTGYELEQMDEAELAEAAVTYDIFARTSPEHKLRLVKALQDKGEIVGMTGDGVNDAPALKQADVGIAMGIKGTEVTKEAADMVLTDDNFATIASAVQEGRRVYDNLKKTILFIMPTNLAQGLLIIVALLAGNLIPLTPVLILWMNMATSATLSFGLAFEAGERNIMRRPPRQSNENVMDGFAIWRVGFVGTLIAACAFMLEAWLQPRGHSPEFIRTVLLQTLVTAQWVYMLNCRVSDGFSLGRGLLMNKGIWLVSGILLLLQLAIIYVPFLQMLFGTEALPLRYWGITFAIGIALFFIVEIEKPLTRKFRRK; this is translated from the coding sequence ATGCCGAACAGCAATCGTCTCCATTCTGCGCCATGCGCTGGAAAAAAGCCGTACCAGCTGACCGTTGAAGAGGTTCTGAAAAATCAGCAGAGCCAACCTTCCGGGCTGACTCACAATGAAGCCAGCGCACGTCTCGCCAGGGATGGCCTGAACGCACTACCGGAAAAAGCGGGCAAACCCGCCTGGCTACGCTTTCTGGCCCATTTTCACGATGTTCTGATCTATGTCCTGATCGCCGCAGCGGCCCTCACCGCCGTCATGGGGCACTGGGTGGATACAGCCGTCATCCTCGGCGTCGCGGTGATCAACGCCCTGATTGGCCATATTCAGGAAAACAACGCGGAAAAATCGCTGAAAAGCATCCGCAATATGCTCTCCGCATCCGCCGTCGTAGTCCGTAACGGGCAACATGAGACGGTCGCGACTACCGATCTGGTCGTCGGCGATATCGTGGTACTGCGCGCGGGTGACCGTATTCCCGCCGATCTTCGCGTCATGGAGGCCCATAATCTGCGGGTTGAAGAGGCCATCCTGACCGGTGAATCCACCGTTGTGGACAAAACGACAGAGGCCCTGACTGGCGAACTGCCGCTGGGCGATCGCAAAAACCTGCTGTTCTCTGGCACCACCATTAGCGCCGGGGCTGGACTTGGCGTGGTGATCGCCACCGGAGAAGCGACGGAACTGGGTCATATCAACCAGATGATGACCGAAATCGAGAAGCACCGCACGCCGCTGCTGGTGCAGATGGATAAGCTCGGCAAAGCGATTTTCTCCCTCATTCTTGCCATGATGGTCGGGCTGTTTATCTTCAGCCTGCTGCTGCGCGATATGCCGATGGGCGAATTACTGCTTTCGTTAATCAGCCTGGCTGTTGCGGCGGTTCCGGAAGGTTTACCGGCGATTATCTCGATTATCCTGTCGCTGGGCGTACAGACCATGGCCCGCAAACGCGCGATCATCCGCAAACTGCCTACCGTTGAAACGCTGGGCGCCATGTCGGTGATCTGTTCCGATAAAACCGGCACGCTGACCATGAACGAGATGACGGTTAAAGCCATCATCACGGCGGATAAAAATTATCGCGTACAGGGCAACAGCTATGAGCCCACGGGCGAGATCCACGTCGAGGAAAACGACGCGCTGGCCGAGATTGCGCCTGGCAGCCTGCTCGAAAGCTATCTGCGCACGATTGATCTGTGCAACGACAGCCAGTTGATTCGCGATGAACAGGGCCACTGGGGAATTACCGGCGGACCAACCGAAGGGGCGCTGAAAGTGCTGGCCGCGAAAGCTATGCTGCCAGCCGTTGAGAGCGAACTGCGCAGTAAAATCCCCTTCGATTCACAGTACAAATATATGGCGACGCATTATCGCATCGGCAACGACGAGCGCGTGCTGGTGACCGGGGCGCCGGATGTGCTGTTTAAACTCTGCCGGTTACAGCAAACCGCGAACGGCACGGAAGCCTTTACCCAGCCGCACTGGGAGGCCGAAATCGCCCGTTATGCCAAAGAAGGCCTGAGGATGGTGGCCGCCGCCTGGAAACCCGCGCATGCCGATGCCAATGCGCTAACCCATGACTGCCTGAACGAGGGGCTCATTTTCCTCGGTATCGCCGGGATGATGGATCCGCCGCGCCCGGAAGCTATTGCGGCGATCGGCGCCTGTCAGCAGGCCGGGATCCGCGTCAAAATGATCACCGGCGATCACCCGCAAACCGCCATGAGCATTGGTGGCATGTTGGGTATCCATAACAGCACACATGCGGTGACGGGCTATGAACTCGAGCAGATGGATGAAGCAGAACTCGCCGAAGCTGCCGTCACCTACGATATCTTTGCTCGTACCAGCCCGGAGCATAAGCTGCGTCTGGTGAAGGCCCTGCAAGATAAAGGCGAGATCGTCGGCATGACCGGGGATGGCGTTAATGATGCACCAGCGCTGAAGCAGGCCGACGTAGGGATCGCGATGGGCATTAAAGGCACCGAAGTGACGAAAGAAGCCGCCGACATGGTGCTGACGGATGATAACTTCGCGACCATCGCCAGCGCGGTACAAGAAGGGCGTCGCGTCTACGACAACCTGAAGAAAACCATTCTGTTTATCATGCCCACTAACCTGGCACAGGGACTGCTGATCATCGTCGCGCTGCTGGCGGGCAATCTGATCCCGCTGACGCCAGTGCTGATCCTGTGGATGAACATGGCGACCTCCGCCACGCTGTCATTCGGTCTGGCGTTTGAAGCCGGTGAGCGCAACATCATGCGCCGCCCACCGCGTCAGAGTAATGAGAACGTGATGGATGGCTTTGCTATCTGGCGTGTAGGTTTTGTCGGTACGCTCATTGCCGCCTGTGCCTTTATGCTGGAAGCCTGGCTGCAGCCGCGCGGTCACAGCCCGGAATTCATCCGCACGGTCCTGTTGCAAACGCTGGTGACGGCGCAGTGGGTGTACATGCTTAACTGCCGCGTTTCCGACGGCTTCTCGCTGGGTCGCGGTCTGCTGATGAACAAAGGCATCTGGCTGGTCAGCGGTATTCTGTTGCTGCTGCAATTGGC